In Candidatus Poribacteria bacterium, a genomic segment contains:
- a CDS encoding site-specific DNA-methyltransferase has product MYPLKIVQSLVDLIKRLVLLSTTSDSLILDSFAGTGTTAHAVLALNKEDSGNRKFILMECEDYTDTITAERVRRVINNHRTGRLLLRRNRRPPILSYL; this is encoded by the coding sequence GTGTATCCTCTAAAAATTGTCCAAAGCTTAGTTGATTTAATCAAAAGGCTCGTTTTACTGTCAACAACTTCTGATTCACTGATTCTTGACTCTTTTGCTGGCACCGGGACCACTGCCCACGCTGTCCTCGCACTCAATAAAGAAGATAGCGGTAACCGAAAGTTTATCCTCATGGAATGCGAAGACTACACCGATACCATCACCGCTGAACGCGTCCGACGCGTCATCAACAATCACAGAACAGGAAGATTACTGCTTCGGCGAAACCGACGACCTCCGATTCTATCTTATCTATGA
- a CDS encoding type II toxin-antitoxin system HicB family antitoxin, whose translation MTRNYTAVIQKSEGWWIGWIQEVNGVNCQERTRKELLVSLKSGLEDILELNREEAIRRTEGESFEEITIAV comes from the coding sequence ATGACACGAAACTATACCGCTGTTATCCAAAAAAGCGAAGGTTGGTGGATCGGCTGGATACAGGAAGTCAACGGGGTTAACTGTCAAGAGCGGACTCGGAAAGAGTTGTTGGTTAGCCTTAAAAGCGGGCTTGAAGATATTTTGGAACTTAACCGAGAGGAGGCAATTCGTCGGACAGAGGGTGAGTCTTTTGAGGAAATTACGATCGCAGTATGA